From Microbacterium sp. YJN-G, a single genomic window includes:
- the ruvB gene encoding Holliday junction branch migration DNA helicase RuvB gives MAENTRDAAEAIDETELAIEGALRPTSLGEFVGQPKVRGQLQLLLEAARIQDRPADHILLAGPPGLGKTTLAMIVAHESERPLRLSSGPAIQHAGDLAALLSSLTPGEVLFIDEIHRMARSAEEMLYLAMEDFRIDIMVGKGAGATSIPLDLAPFTLVGATTRSGLLPNPLRDRFGFTGHLEFYDEGDLERVIARSAGVLGVSLPGDSLAEIARRSRGTPRIANRLLRRVRDYALVHGKQGGSEASLADVQAALELYDVDAIGLDRLDRAVLDALVRRFRGGPVGLSTLAVAVGEEGETVESVVEPYLVRIGFLGRTPRGRIAMPEAYRHLGVAHPEGAALFDDL, from the coding sequence GTGGCTGAGAACACCCGCGACGCCGCCGAGGCCATCGACGAGACCGAGCTCGCGATCGAGGGCGCGCTGCGCCCCACGAGCCTCGGCGAGTTCGTCGGGCAGCCGAAGGTGCGCGGCCAGCTGCAGCTGCTGCTCGAGGCGGCGCGCATCCAGGACCGCCCCGCCGACCACATCCTGCTGGCCGGACCTCCTGGCCTCGGCAAGACGACCCTCGCGATGATCGTGGCCCATGAGAGCGAGCGGCCGCTGCGGCTCTCCAGCGGCCCCGCCATCCAGCACGCCGGCGACCTCGCGGCGCTGCTGTCGAGCCTCACTCCGGGCGAAGTGCTCTTCATCGACGAGATCCACCGCATGGCGCGCTCGGCCGAGGAGATGCTCTACCTCGCGATGGAGGACTTCCGCATCGACATCATGGTCGGCAAGGGTGCCGGTGCCACCAGCATCCCGCTCGACCTCGCGCCGTTCACGCTGGTCGGCGCGACCACGCGCTCGGGGTTGCTGCCCAACCCGCTGCGCGACCGGTTCGGGTTCACCGGCCACCTCGAGTTCTACGACGAGGGCGACCTCGAGCGGGTCATCGCCCGATCGGCCGGTGTGCTGGGCGTCTCGCTGCCCGGCGACTCGCTCGCCGAGATCGCACGCCGCTCGCGCGGCACGCCCCGCATCGCCAACCGCCTGCTGCGCCGCGTGCGCGACTACGCACTCGTGCACGGGAAGCAGGGCGGGTCGGAGGCGTCGCTCGCCGACGTGCAGGCCGCGCTCGAGCTCTACGACGTCGACGCCATCGGTCTGGACCGCCTCGACCGGGCCGTGCTGGACGCTCTCGTGCGGCGATTCCGCGGCGGACCGGTCGGCCTGAGCACCCTCGCCGTGGCCGTCGGCGAGGAGGGCGAGACCGTCGAGAGCGTCGTGGAGCCGTACCTCGTGCGCATCGGTTTCCTCGGCCGCACACCGCGCGGGCGCATCGCCATGCCCGAGGCCTACCGGCATCTCGGCGTCGCGCATCCCGAGGGTGCCGCCTTGTTCGATGACCTATAA
- the ruvA gene encoding Holliday junction branch migration protein RuvA has protein sequence MISSLRGTVLHTASDHVVIETGGVGFSVFVPADVAHIAITGEQLQLHTSLIVREDALTLYGFVDRDELEIFGQLLSVTGVGPKSALGVLSHLTVDQIAEAVTSEDDAPFRRVSGIGPKTAKLIVVQLAGKVQPRVVSTPAAAAVSGVAEQVTAALVGLGWSEKIAADAAGQAAEDATDAERESVQALLRRALAAMSQPTAGQGAKRG, from the coding sequence ATGATCTCCTCCCTGCGCGGCACGGTGCTGCACACGGCATCCGACCACGTCGTCATCGAGACCGGCGGCGTCGGGTTCTCGGTCTTCGTGCCGGCCGACGTCGCCCACATCGCCATCACGGGGGAGCAGCTGCAGCTGCACACCAGCCTCATCGTCCGTGAGGACGCGCTCACGCTGTACGGCTTCGTCGATCGCGACGAGCTCGAGATCTTCGGCCAGCTGCTGAGCGTCACCGGTGTCGGCCCCAAGTCCGCGCTCGGCGTGCTCTCGCACCTCACGGTCGATCAGATCGCCGAGGCCGTCACCTCCGAAGACGACGCGCCGTTCCGGCGTGTCTCGGGCATCGGCCCCAAGACGGCGAAGCTCATCGTGGTGCAGCTGGCCGGTAAGGTGCAGCCGCGGGTGGTCAGCACGCCGGCCGCCGCGGCCGTCAGCGGCGTGGCCGAGCAGGTCACCGCAGCGCTGGTCGGCCTGGGCTGGTCGGAGAAGATCGCCGCGGATGCCGCCGGCCAGGCGGCCGAGGATGCCACGGATGCCGAGCGCGAGTCCGTGCAGGCGCTGCTGCGCCGCGCCCTCGCCGCCATGAGCCAGCCGACCGCGGGCCAGGGAGCCAAGCGTGGCTGA
- a CDS encoding preprotein translocase subunit YajC gives MEIILFGLLAVMLVFMFLNTRKRQKQMKEQQEEKAAKTVPGAKVLLQGGLYGTVVSYDPVDLDKPAQIELAPGMVIEVHSQAILRIVEPTENVTDEIDDESDDEVVAEEPAAEVETGDADTAPATGAKDGIESIKVETPEETKARLERNNDN, from the coding sequence ATGGAAATCATCCTCTTCGGTCTGCTCGCCGTGATGCTCGTGTTCATGTTCCTGAACACCCGCAAGCGTCAGAAGCAGATGAAGGAGCAGCAGGAGGAGAAGGCCGCCAAGACGGTCCCCGGTGCGAAGGTCCTGCTGCAGGGCGGCCTGTACGGCACCGTCGTCTCCTACGACCCGGTCGACCTCGACAAGCCGGCCCAGATCGAGCTCGCTCCCGGCATGGTGATCGAGGTGCACAGCCAGGCGATCCTGCGCATCGTCGAGCCCACCGAGAACGTCACGGACGAGATCGACGACGAGAGCGACGACGAGGTCGTCGCCGAAGAGCCCGCTGCCGAGGTGGAGACCGGTGACGCCGACACCGCACCGGCCACCGGCGCGAAGGACGGCATCGAGTCGATCAAGGTGGAGACGCCGGAGGAGACCAAGGCGCGTCTCGAGCGCAACAACGACAACTGA
- a CDS encoding pyridoxal phosphate-dependent decarboxylase family protein, whose product MDDRARALDAAQRSATEFLGTLDARPVWPRADLDEMIAAFGGPVPETGADPADVIEELARLADPGLVAIPGGRFFGFVIGATQPAALAADWLVSAWDQNSGSSLLTPATVAIERVAGKWMLELLDLPADASVGFVTGGQIANFSCLAAARTKVLARAGWNLAENGMRSAPPLRLVIGADRHGSIDRAARYLGIGRAQMTVVDADDQGRMLPEALSAALEGQEGPLIVCLQAGEVHTGAFDDFERLIPIARSHGAWVHVDGAFGLWAAASDDLRSLTAGMADADSWATDAHKTLNVPYDCGMAIVRDPAHSIAAFRTGGDYLIYSGLDPWDVTPELSRRARGVPAWAAIRSLGRTGVAQLVDRLHAHALTMAEGLATIPGVEVLNDVVYTQVMFRLGTDQATRDLGGAILAEGTSAMTGAEWRGRAVLRCSMSSWATTDDDIARAVEAIRRLVA is encoded by the coding sequence ATGGATGACAGGGCTCGCGCCCTCGACGCAGCGCAGCGGAGCGCGACGGAGTTCCTGGGGACGCTCGATGCACGGCCGGTCTGGCCCCGTGCGGACCTGGATGAGATGATCGCGGCCTTCGGCGGTCCGGTGCCCGAGACCGGCGCCGATCCGGCGGATGTGATCGAGGAGCTGGCCCGTCTCGCCGATCCGGGCCTGGTCGCGATCCCCGGGGGCCGCTTCTTCGGATTCGTGATCGGCGCCACGCAACCTGCGGCTCTGGCGGCGGACTGGCTCGTCTCGGCCTGGGATCAGAACTCCGGCTCCTCGCTGCTGACCCCGGCGACGGTGGCCATCGAACGCGTCGCGGGGAAGTGGATGCTGGAGCTGCTGGATCTGCCCGCGGACGCGAGCGTCGGCTTCGTCACCGGCGGACAGATCGCCAACTTCTCGTGTCTGGCCGCCGCCCGCACCAAGGTGCTGGCGCGCGCCGGATGGAACCTCGCCGAGAACGGGATGCGCTCCGCTCCCCCGCTGCGGCTGGTGATCGGCGCGGATCGGCATGGTTCCATCGACCGGGCGGCGCGCTATCTCGGGATCGGACGCGCGCAGATGACGGTCGTCGACGCGGACGACCAGGGACGGATGCTGCCCGAGGCCCTCTCCGCCGCCCTCGAGGGTCAGGAGGGGCCGCTGATCGTGTGCCTGCAGGCGGGCGAGGTGCACACCGGCGCGTTCGACGACTTCGAGCGGCTGATCCCGATCGCGCGCAGCCACGGTGCGTGGGTGCACGTCGATGGGGCGTTCGGACTGTGGGCGGCAGCATCCGACGATCTGCGATCGCTGACGGCAGGCATGGCGGATGCCGATTCCTGGGCGACTGACGCGCACAAGACGCTGAACGTGCCCTACGACTGCGGCATGGCGATCGTGCGCGACCCCGCGCATTCGATCGCCGCGTTCCGCACCGGCGGCGACTACCTGATCTACTCGGGCCTGGACCCCTGGGACGTCACGCCCGAGCTGTCGCGACGGGCCCGGGGCGTGCCGGCGTGGGCGGCGATCCGCAGCCTGGGCAGGACCGGCGTCGCCCAGCTCGTGGATCGGCTGCATGCCCACGCGCTCACCATGGCCGAGGGGCTCGCGACGATCCCCGGTGTCGAGGTGCTCAACGATGTGGTCTACACGCAGGTGATGTTCCGCCTGGGCACCGATCAGGCCACCCGCGACCTCGGTGGGGCGATCCTCGCCGAGGGCACTTCTGCGATGACCGGTGCGGAGTGGCGCGGACGCGCCGTGCTGCGCTGCTCGATGTCGTCGTGGGCGACCACCGACGACGACATCGCCCGTGCCGTCGAGGCGATCCGCCGCCTCGTCGCCTGA
- a CDS encoding RelA/SpoT family protein, protein MAESQVTSQGSSLRRLVPRIFSRAPRVNDLDNLIRTVRANHPRGDLPIIERAYRVAREKHEGQARQSGEPYITHPLAVAQILAELGLGPRAIAAALLHDTVEDTGYALTELTEEFGDEVAMLVDGVTKLDKVKYGESAQAETVRKMIVAMSKDIRVLLIKLADRLHNARTWGFVPPEKASRKAKETLEIYAPLANRLGIQTIKSELEDLSFAVLHPKIYAEINSLITQRTPQREKYLQQVIEAIDEDLRELRIRGKVVGRPKQLYSVYQKMVIRGREFDDIYDLIGIRVLVNSVRDCYAVLGAIHARWTPLPGRFKDYIATPKFNLYQSLHTTVIGPSGRTVEIQIRTHEMHQQAEFGVAAHWMYKERMNGGKVDPRRTDADMAWLAHISDWQAETADPSEFLDSLRFEIGAKEVYVFTPKGRVVGLPAGATPVDFAYAVHTEIGHRTMGAKVNGRLVPLESELKSGDVVEVFTSKNPDAGPSQDWLSFVKSTRARNKIRGWFTKERREEAIEQGKESIARAMRKQNLPLQRLMSQESFAEVARQLRYEDVSALYAAVGEGHVSTQSVLEKVTALVAVEPDTSTGAIQLPGRVAPRESRGGDSGILVRGASDILVKLARCCTPVPGDPIVGFVTRGSGVSVHRQDCVNVKALGTDSERFVEVEWAPTTKSVFRVQIQVEALDRAGLLSDVTRVLSEHHVNILSATVSTTDERLALSRFVFEMGDSVHLDRVLNAVRRIDAVYDVYRVTTS, encoded by the coding sequence ATGGCGGAATCGCAGGTCACTTCGCAGGGATCCAGCCTGCGCAGGCTGGTGCCCCGCATCTTCTCGCGCGCCCCGCGCGTCAACGACCTCGACAACCTCATCCGCACCGTCCGCGCCAACCACCCCCGCGGTGACCTCCCGATCATCGAGCGCGCGTACCGCGTCGCCAGGGAGAAGCACGAGGGTCAGGCCCGCCAGAGCGGCGAGCCGTACATCACTCACCCGCTCGCGGTCGCCCAGATCCTCGCCGAGCTCGGCCTCGGCCCTCGCGCCATCGCCGCTGCGCTCCTGCACGACACCGTCGAGGACACCGGGTACGCGCTCACCGAGCTGACCGAGGAGTTCGGCGACGAGGTCGCCATGCTCGTCGACGGCGTCACCAAGCTCGACAAGGTCAAGTACGGCGAGAGCGCCCAGGCCGAGACCGTCCGCAAGATGATCGTCGCGATGTCGAAGGACATCCGCGTGCTGCTCATCAAGCTCGCCGACCGGCTGCACAACGCCCGCACCTGGGGCTTCGTCCCGCCCGAGAAGGCGTCGCGCAAGGCCAAGGAGACCCTCGAGATCTACGCGCCGCTGGCCAACCGCCTCGGCATCCAGACGATCAAGTCCGAGCTCGAGGACCTCTCCTTCGCGGTGCTGCACCCGAAGATCTACGCCGAGATCAACAGCCTCATCACCCAGCGCACCCCGCAGCGCGAGAAGTACCTGCAGCAGGTCATCGAGGCGATCGATGAGGACCTGCGCGAGCTGCGCATCCGCGGCAAGGTCGTCGGCCGGCCCAAGCAGCTGTACTCGGTGTACCAGAAGATGGTCATCCGCGGCCGCGAGTTCGACGACATCTACGACCTGATCGGCATCCGCGTCCTGGTCAACTCGGTGCGCGACTGCTATGCCGTGCTCGGTGCGATCCATGCACGGTGGACCCCGCTGCCCGGCCGCTTCAAGGACTACATCGCGACCCCGAAGTTCAACCTGTACCAGTCGCTGCACACGACCGTCATCGGCCCGTCCGGCCGCACGGTCGAGATCCAGATCCGCACGCACGAGATGCACCAGCAGGCGGAGTTCGGTGTGGCGGCGCACTGGATGTACAAGGAGCGGATGAACGGGGGCAAGGTCGACCCGCGGCGCACCGACGCCGACATGGCCTGGCTCGCGCACATCTCCGACTGGCAGGCCGAGACCGCCGACCCCAGCGAGTTCCTCGATTCGCTGCGCTTCGAGATCGGTGCCAAGGAGGTGTACGTCTTCACTCCGAAGGGGCGGGTCGTCGGCCTTCCCGCCGGGGCGACGCCGGTCGACTTCGCGTACGCCGTGCACACCGAGATCGGGCACCGCACCATGGGCGCCAAGGTCAACGGGCGCCTCGTGCCGCTGGAGTCGGAGCTGAAGAGCGGCGACGTCGTCGAGGTGTTCACCTCGAAGAATCCGGATGCCGGCCCCAGCCAGGACTGGCTCAGCTTCGTCAAGAGCACCCGGGCGCGCAACAAGATCCGCGGCTGGTTCACGAAGGAGCGCCGCGAAGAGGCCATCGAACAGGGCAAGGAGTCCATCGCCCGGGCGATGCGCAAGCAGAACCTTCCGCTGCAGCGCCTGATGAGCCAGGAGTCGTTCGCCGAGGTCGCCCGTCAGCTGCGCTACGAGGACGTCTCGGCCCTGTACGCCGCCGTCGGCGAGGGGCACGTCTCCACGCAGTCGGTGCTCGAGAAGGTCACCGCGCTCGTCGCCGTCGAACCGGACACGAGCACGGGCGCCATCCAGCTTCCCGGCCGCGTCGCCCCGCGTGAGTCGCGCGGCGGCGATTCCGGCATCCTCGTGCGCGGTGCCTCCGACATCCTCGTCAAACTGGCCCGCTGCTGCACCCCGGTCCCCGGCGACCCGATTGTCGGCTTCGTCACGCGCGGCAGCGGCGTGTCCGTGCACCGCCAGGACTGCGTGAACGTGAAGGCACTCGGCACCGACTCCGAGCGCTTCGTCGAGGTGGAATGGGCACCGACCACGAAGAGCGTGTTCCGCGTGCAGATCCAGGTGGAGGCCCTCGATCGGGCGGGACTGCTGTCGGACGTCACCCGCGTGCTCAGCGAGCATCACGTGAACATCCTCTCGGCGACCGTGTCGACGACGGATGAGCGCCTCGCACTGAGCCGCTTCGTCTTCGAGATGGGCGACTCCGTGCACCTGGACCGCGTGCTCAACGCGGTGCGCCGCATCGACGCCGTCTACGACGTGTACCGCGTCACGACCTCCTGA
- the ruvC gene encoding crossover junction endodeoxyribonuclease RuvC has protein sequence MSSLRVLGIDPGLTRCGVGIVDVDRSRRASLVHVGVVRTPLDADLPERLAAVAAGIRSVIELHRPDAVAVERVFAQHNVQTVMGTAQASGVALLIAAEAGLPAATHTPSEVKAAVTGYGSADKRQVQSMIARILRLDAPPQPADAADALAIALCHAWRGGSAAPSASGSLTPAQRAWAEAERTARGPARVARTNVRPAR, from the coding sequence GTGAGTTCACTGCGCGTGCTGGGGATCGATCCCGGCCTGACCCGGTGCGGCGTCGGCATCGTCGATGTCGACCGCAGCAGGCGCGCCTCGCTCGTGCACGTGGGCGTCGTGCGGACGCCGCTCGACGCCGACCTTCCCGAGCGGCTCGCGGCCGTGGCCGCCGGCATCCGCTCGGTCATCGAGCTGCACCGACCGGATGCCGTGGCCGTCGAGCGCGTGTTCGCGCAGCACAACGTCCAGACCGTGATGGGCACCGCGCAGGCGTCCGGCGTCGCGCTGCTGATCGCCGCCGAGGCGGGACTGCCCGCGGCCACCCACACCCCCAGCGAGGTCAAGGCGGCGGTCACCGGGTACGGTTCCGCCGACAAGCGCCAGGTGCAGTCCATGATCGCACGCATTCTGCGACTGGACGCACCACCCCAGCCGGCGGATGCCGCGGATGCCCTGGCGATCGCCCTGTGCCACGCCTGGCGGGGCGGTTCGGCGGCGCCCTCGGCATCCGGATCCCTCACGCCCGCCCAGCGCGCCTGGGCCGAGGCCGAGCGCACCGCTCGCGGGCCGGCTCGTGTCGCTCGAACGAATGTACGACCTGCTCGATAA
- the secF gene encoding protein translocase subunit SecF, with protein sequence MFSMNEFGNNLYSGKTSFPFVGKRRLWFIIAVLLVLGSALVPFIRPIQFSIEFTGGSQFMIVDPSSTDQDVATEAVRSVVPGAATKVVVVNGKDVRVQADQMSTQETQEVKAALAAAYDVEPTEVADSFIGPAWGENVTRQSLWGLAIFLALTFLILAIYFRTWKMSAAAIIGLLDVLVITVGIYSLAGFEISPAAVIGFLTILAYSLYDTTVVFDKVRENTTEDANQTTRTFGESVNLAVNQTLVRSINTSVVAALPVGAILFIGAFWFGAETLTDISLSIFVGIIVATYSTLFVAAPLYAAFREKEPALAAHDAKVYETRERAVAKA encoded by the coding sequence ATGTTCTCCATGAATGAGTTCGGCAACAACCTCTACTCGGGCAAGACGTCCTTCCCGTTCGTCGGCAAGCGCCGCCTCTGGTTCATCATCGCGGTGCTGCTGGTCCTCGGCTCGGCACTGGTGCCGTTCATCCGGCCGATCCAGTTCTCGATCGAGTTCACCGGCGGCTCGCAGTTCATGATCGTCGACCCCTCGTCGACAGACCAGGATGTGGCCACCGAGGCCGTCCGCTCGGTGGTCCCCGGTGCCGCCACGAAGGTCGTCGTCGTCAACGGCAAGGACGTCCGCGTCCAGGCCGACCAGATGAGCACCCAGGAGACGCAGGAGGTCAAGGCCGCGCTGGCCGCCGCCTACGACGTCGAGCCGACCGAGGTCGCCGATTCCTTCATCGGCCCGGCATGGGGCGAGAACGTCACCCGGCAGTCGCTGTGGGGCCTGGCGATCTTCCTCGCCCTGACCTTCCTCATCCTGGCGATCTACTTCCGCACCTGGAAGATGTCGGCCGCCGCGATCATCGGTCTGCTGGACGTGCTGGTGATCACCGTGGGCATCTACTCACTGGCGGGCTTCGAGATCTCGCCGGCCGCCGTGATCGGGTTCCTCACGATCCTCGCCTATTCGCTGTACGACACGACCGTCGTGTTCGACAAAGTGCGTGAGAACACCACTGAGGATGCGAATCAGACCACGCGCACCTTCGGCGAGTCGGTGAACCTCGCGGTCAACCAGACGCTGGTGCGCTCCATCAACACCTCGGTCGTGGCGGCACTTCCGGTCGGCGCGATCCTGTTCATCGGAGCGTTCTGGTTCGGTGCCGAGACTCTGACCGACATCTCGCTGTCGATCTTCGTGGGCATCATCGTGGCCACCTACTCCACGCTCTTCGTCGCCGCCCCGCTGTACGCCGCGTTCCGCGAGAAGGAGCCGGCACTCGCCGCGCACGACGCGAAGGTCTACGAGACGCGCGAGCGCGCTGTCGCGAAGGCCTGA
- the secD gene encoding protein translocase subunit SecD translates to MASNSPTRHAWRVLLGLLIVTAVFFGINALGVYVFKTDAGEPASSWAPELALDLQGGTQIILAASTPDGSAPTQEQLNQAATIIRQRVDASGVAEADITTEGGRNIVVQIPGPADQETRDRIQASAKLEFRPVLLATAPSNEFVGDDGNATPYPTPAETLNATPTAKPTDASDPNWITERLQAELLAFDCSAERDSNAPEDQPLIACEENGAAKYLLGPMEIDGTVITDATAGRDQQSGAWTVNLTMNGKGTQVFGDISQRLNANRIAGLSPRDQFAFVLDGTVISAPVMQAAILNGKPSISGNFTQDSAQALADQLKYGALPLSFEVQSSDTISATLGSQQLQYGLIAGLIGLGLVAIYSLLSYRALGWVIIASIAVMGVLTYIIIAILAWRMGFRLSLAGVAGLIVSIGFTADSFIVYFERIRDELRDGKSITASVEDGWGRAKRTIYISKSINILAAVVLFILADATVKGFAFTLGLTTLIDVFIFVIFTHPVMQLLARTRFFGGGHKLSGLDPESLGAVYRGRAQYRDVSLASTGRAARNQGARGEAAKRQTIAERKRAEALAAQGSKDAGKDSDA, encoded by the coding sequence GTGGCATCCAATTCTCCGACCCGCCATGCCTGGCGGGTCCTCCTCGGTCTGCTCATCGTCACGGCGGTGTTCTTCGGCATCAACGCCCTCGGCGTGTACGTCTTCAAGACGGATGCCGGAGAGCCCGCGAGCTCGTGGGCCCCTGAACTCGCCCTCGACCTGCAGGGCGGCACGCAGATCATCCTCGCCGCGAGCACGCCCGACGGATCCGCTCCCACGCAGGAGCAGCTGAACCAGGCCGCCACGATCATCCGCCAGCGTGTTGACGCCTCCGGTGTCGCCGAGGCCGACATCACCACCGAGGGCGGCCGCAACATCGTCGTCCAGATCCCGGGACCGGCCGATCAGGAGACCCGCGACCGCATCCAGGCGAGCGCGAAGCTCGAGTTCCGCCCGGTGCTGCTGGCCACCGCCCCGTCGAACGAGTTCGTCGGGGACGACGGGAACGCTACGCCGTACCCGACGCCGGCCGAGACGCTGAATGCGACCCCGACAGCCAAGCCGACCGACGCCTCCGATCCGAACTGGATCACCGAGCGTCTGCAGGCCGAGCTGCTGGCCTTTGACTGCTCGGCCGAGCGCGACTCGAACGCACCAGAGGATCAGCCGCTGATCGCCTGCGAGGAGAACGGCGCCGCGAAGTACCTGCTCGGCCCGATGGAGATCGACGGCACCGTCATCACCGACGCCACTGCCGGTCGCGACCAGCAGTCCGGTGCCTGGACCGTGAACCTGACCATGAACGGCAAGGGCACGCAGGTCTTCGGCGACATCAGCCAGCGCCTGAACGCCAACCGCATCGCCGGCCTGAGCCCGCGCGACCAGTTCGCCTTCGTGCTCGACGGCACCGTCATCTCGGCTCCGGTCATGCAGGCGGCCATTCTCAACGGCAAGCCCAGCATCTCGGGCAACTTCACGCAGGACAGCGCCCAGGCGCTTGCCGACCAGCTCAAGTACGGAGCACTGCCGCTGAGCTTCGAGGTGCAGAGCTCCGACACGATCTCGGCCACGCTCGGCTCGCAGCAGCTGCAGTACGGTCTGATCGCCGGCCTGATCGGCCTCGGGCTCGTCGCGATCTACTCGCTGCTGAGCTATCGCGCTCTCGGCTGGGTGATCATCGCCTCGATCGCCGTGATGGGCGTGCTCACCTACATCATCATCGCGATCCTCGCCTGGCGGATGGGCTTCCGCCTGTCGCTGGCCGGTGTCGCGGGTCTGATCGTCTCGATCGGATTCACCGCGGACTCGTTCATCGTCTACTTCGAACGCATCCGTGACGAACTGCGAGACGGCAAATCGATCACGGCATCCGTCGAGGACGGCTGGGGCCGTGCGAAGCGCACGATCTATATCTCGAAGTCGATCAACATCCTCGCCGCGGTCGTGCTCTTCATCCTCGCCGACGCGACCGTGAAGGGCTTCGCCTTCACGCTGGGTCTCACGACCCTGATCGACGTGTTCATCTTCGTGATCTTCACGCACCCGGTGATGCAGCTGCTCGCCCGCACGAGGTTCTTCGGCGGCGGTCACAAGCTCTCGGGTCTGGATCCGGAGTCGCTCGGAGCCGTCTATCGCGGCCGGGCCCAGTACCGCGACGTGTCGCTTGCCTCCACCGGTCGCGCCGCCCGCAACCAGGGCGCACGCGGTGAGGCCGCCAAGCGCCAGACCATTGCCGAGCGCAAGCGCGCGGAGGCTCTCGCCGCTCAGGGATCCAAGGATGCCGGAAAGGACTCCGACGCCTGA
- a CDS encoding YebC/PmpR family DNA-binding transcriptional regulator — protein sequence MSGHSKWATTKHKKAVIDARRAKSWAKLIKNIEVAAKLGGPDLAGNPTLYDAVFKAKKMSVPKDNIDRAVKRGAGIGGESVEYASIMYEGYGPNGVALMIECLTDNKNRAAAEVRTALSRNGGTLADPGSVAYNFSRKGVIVVGSEGTTEDDVMMAALEAGAEEIEPHADGFQVITEATDLVAVRSALQEAGIDYESADVEFVPNLKVEIDADTARKIFRLIDALEDSDDVQNVFSNLDLSAEVQAELENDED from the coding sequence ATGTCCGGGCATTCCAAATGGGCCACGACCAAGCACAAGAAGGCCGTCATCGACGCGCGCCGTGCCAAGTCGTGGGCGAAGCTCATCAAGAACATCGAGGTCGCAGCCAAGCTCGGCGGCCCCGATCTCGCGGGAAACCCGACGCTCTACGACGCCGTCTTCAAGGCCAAGAAGATGTCGGTCCCCAAGGACAACATCGACCGTGCGGTCAAGCGCGGTGCCGGCATCGGCGGCGAGTCGGTCGAATACGCCTCGATCATGTACGAGGGCTACGGCCCCAACGGCGTCGCGCTCATGATTGAGTGTCTGACCGACAACAAGAACCGCGCGGCGGCCGAGGTGCGCACCGCGCTCAGCCGCAACGGCGGCACGCTGGCCGACCCGGGCTCGGTGGCGTACAACTTCAGCCGCAAGGGCGTCATCGTCGTCGGCTCCGAGGGCACGACCGAGGATGACGTCATGATGGCGGCCCTCGAGGCCGGCGCCGAGGAGATCGAGCCGCACGCCGACGGCTTCCAGGTGATCACCGAGGCGACCGACCTGGTCGCCGTGCGCTCGGCGCTGCAGGAAGCCGGCATCGACTACGAGTCCGCCGACGTCGAATTCGTGCCGAACCTCAAGGTCGAGATCGACGCCGACACCGCGCGCAAGATCTTCCGCCTCATCGACGCGCTCGAGGACAGCGACGACGTGCAGAACGTCTTCAGCAACCTCGACCTGTCGGCCGAGGTGCAGGCCGAGCTGGAGAACGACGAGGACTGA
- a CDS encoding DUF1304 domain-containing protein, with protein sequence MLVSVVFALLGAAFHVAAFAMESLLWSRPAVRRLMVGRADVDDDVRLWAFNQGFYNLFLAIGAVVGAVAWLAGADVVGRTLVIFTCTSMAAAGLVLFVSDRRLWRGSLGQSVPPLIALVAALAS encoded by the coding sequence GTGCTCGTCTCGGTGGTGTTCGCCCTCCTCGGCGCGGCCTTCCATGTGGCCGCCTTCGCGATGGAGAGCCTGCTGTGGAGCAGGCCGGCCGTCCGCCGTCTGATGGTGGGCCGCGCCGACGTCGATGACGACGTGCGGCTGTGGGCGTTCAACCAGGGTTTCTACAACCTGTTCCTCGCCATCGGCGCCGTGGTCGGCGCCGTCGCGTGGCTGGCGGGAGCCGATGTCGTCGGCCGCACGCTGGTGATCTTCACCTGCACATCGATGGCTGCGGCGGGGCTGGTGCTGTTCGTGAGCGACCGACGCCTGTGGCGCGGTTCCCTCGGGCAGTCCGTGCCGCCGCTGATCGCCCTGGTCGCCGCGCTGGCTTCCTGA